Proteins encoded by one window of Mus musculus strain C57BL/6J chromosome 10, GRCm38.p6 C57BL/6J:
- the Nup37 gene encoding nucleoporin Nup37, producing the protein MKQDATRNAAYTVDCEDYVHVVEFNPFESGDSGNLIAYGGSNYVVVGMCTFQEEETDIEGIQYKTLRTFHHGVRVDGIAWSPETKLDSLPPVIKFCTSAADLKIRLFTSDLQDKNEYKVLEGHSDFINDLVFHPKEGQELASVSDDHTCRIWNLEGKQTAHFLLHSPGMSVCWHPEETFKLMVAEKNGTIRFYDLMAQQAILSLQSEQTPLMSAHWCLKNTFKVGAVAGNDWIIWDITRSSYPQETRPVHMDRAHLFRWSAISENLFATTGYPGKMASQFQIHHLGHSQPVLIGSVAVGSGLSWHRTLPLCAVGGDHKLLFWVTEI; encoded by the exons ATGAAGCAAGATGCTACAAGAAATGCTGCGTACACCGTGGATTGCGAAGATTATGTGCACGTGGTAGAATTTAATCCCTTTGAGAGTGGAGATTCAGGAAACCTGATTGCATATGGCGGCAGTAATTATGTGGTTGTTGGCATGTGTACGTTTCAG GAGGAAGAAACAGACATCGAAGGGATTCAGTATAAAACACTACGAACATTTCACCATGGAGTCCGAGTTGACGGCATTGCCTGGAGCCCAGAGACCAAACTTGACTCGCTGCCTCCTGTAATCAA ATTTTGTACTTCAGCTGCTGATTTGAAGATTAGATTATTTACTTCAGATCTTcaagataaaaatgaatataag GTTTTGGAGGGCCACTCAGACTTCATTAATGATCTGGTGTTCCATCCCAAAGAAGGCCAGGAGCTCGCAAGCGTGAGTGACGACCACACCTGCAG GATTTGGAACTTGGAAGGAAAGCAGACAGCTCATTTTCTTCTGCATTCTCCTGGAATGAGTGTATGCTGGCATCCCGAGGAAACTTTCAAG CTAATGGTTGCAGAGAAGAATGGAACAATCCGGTTTTATGATctaatggctcagcaggcaatTTTATCTCTTCAGTCAGAGCAGACACCCTTAATGTCAGCACACTGGTGCTTAAAAAACACCTTCAAAGTTGGTGCTGTGGCAGGAAATGATTGGATTATTTGGGATATCACTCGGTCCAG TTATCCTCAAGAAACAAGACCTGTTCACATGGACCGAGCACACTTATTTAG GTGGTCGGCCATTAGTGAAAACTTGTTTGCAACCACTGGATATCCTGGCAAAATGGCCAGTCAGTTTCAGATTCATCATTTAGGGCACTCTCAG CCCGTCCTCATTGGTTCTGTAGCTGTCGGTTCTGGTCTTTCCTGGCATAGAACACTTCCACTGTGTGCAGTTGGAGGCGACCACAAGCTCTTGTTCTGGGTGACAGAAATATGA
- the Nup37 gene encoding nucleoporin Nup37 isoform X1, translating to MKQDATRNAAYTVDCEDYVHVVEFNPFESGDSGNLIAYGGSNYVVVGMCTFQEEETDIEGIQYKTLRTFHHGVRVDGIAWSPETKLDSLPPVIKFCTSAADLKIRLFTSDLQDKNEYKVLEGHSDFINDLVFHPKEGQELASVSDDHTCRIWNLEGKQTAHFLLHSPGMSVCWHPEETFKLMVAEKNGTIRFYDLMAQQAILSLQSEQTPLMSAHWCLKNTFKVGAVAGNDWIIWDITRSSYPQETRPVHMDRAHLFSPSSLVL from the exons ATGAAGCAAGATGCTACAAGAAATGCTGCGTACACCGTGGATTGCGAAGATTATGTGCACGTGGTAGAATTTAATCCCTTTGAGAGTGGAGATTCAGGAAACCTGATTGCATATGGCGGCAGTAATTATGTGGTTGTTGGCATGTGTACGTTTCAG GAGGAAGAAACAGACATCGAAGGGATTCAGTATAAAACACTACGAACATTTCACCATGGAGTCCGAGTTGACGGCATTGCCTGGAGCCCAGAGACCAAACTTGACTCGCTGCCTCCTGTAATCAA ATTTTGTACTTCAGCTGCTGATTTGAAGATTAGATTATTTACTTCAGATCTTcaagataaaaatgaatataag GTTTTGGAGGGCCACTCAGACTTCATTAATGATCTGGTGTTCCATCCCAAAGAAGGCCAGGAGCTCGCAAGCGTGAGTGACGACCACACCTGCAG GATTTGGAACTTGGAAGGAAAGCAGACAGCTCATTTTCTTCTGCATTCTCCTGGAATGAGTGTATGCTGGCATCCCGAGGAAACTTTCAAG CTAATGGTTGCAGAGAAGAATGGAACAATCCGGTTTTATGATctaatggctcagcaggcaatTTTATCTCTTCAGTCAGAGCAGACACCCTTAATGTCAGCACACTGGTGCTTAAAAAACACCTTCAAAGTTGGTGCTGTGGCAGGAAATGATTGGATTATTTGGGATATCACTCGGTCCAG TTATCCTCAAGAAACAAGACCTGTTCACATGGACCGAGCACACTTATTTAG CCCGTCCTCATTGGTTCTGTAG